One Rosettibacter firmus genomic window carries:
- a CDS encoding tyrosine-type recombinase/integrase, with translation MTNNLSTIIENLLTELSGIRRVSINTLLAYKRDLNEFLEFCNDKSLLNINQITEKHLKLYLMSLNEKHIAKSSVARKLSALRKLFDYAIKNELIQINPIRNISNPKVQRKLPETISVDFYEEILKSIEEKVKNPEQRITNKAIFELLYGCALRVSEICNLNIEDINIEKMNVKAFGKGSKVRIVPLGTKSLPILMEYLKLRNEKSGALFIDKQGRRINRFYVYKIIKSFLKDAEIVKKSPHILRHSAATHMLDRGADLMAVKEILGHENLSTTQIYTHVSIERIKKIYKQAHPKSQKE, from the coding sequence ATGACAAATAATTTATCTACAATAATCGAGAATTTACTAACGGAGTTATCTGGAATAAGACGTGTTTCAATTAATACGCTACTGGCATACAAACGTGATCTCAATGAATTCCTTGAGTTTTGTAACGATAAAAGCTTACTAAATATTAATCAAATTACAGAAAAACATTTAAAACTATATTTAATGTCATTAAACGAAAAGCATATTGCGAAGAGCTCTGTTGCCAGAAAATTATCCGCACTTAGAAAATTATTTGACTATGCCATTAAAAATGAATTAATTCAAATCAATCCAATCAGAAATATTTCTAATCCTAAAGTTCAAAGAAAACTTCCCGAAACAATAAGTGTTGATTTTTATGAAGAGATATTAAAATCAATTGAAGAAAAAGTAAAAAATCCAGAGCAAAGAATTACAAATAAAGCTATATTTGAATTACTATATGGATGCGCATTACGTGTATCTGAAATATGTAACTTAAATATCGAAGATATAAATATAGAAAAAATGAATGTCAAAGCTTTTGGGAAAGGTTCAAAAGTTAGAATTGTTCCTTTGGGTACTAAATCGTTGCCTATTTTGATGGAATATTTAAAATTAAGAAATGAAAAATCAGGTGCTCTTTTTATTGATAAACAAGGCAGAAGAATAAATAGATTTTATGTTTATAAAATAATTAAAAGTTTTTTGAAAGATGCTGAAATTGTAAAAAAAAGTCCTCACATATTAAGACATAGTGCAGCAACACATATGCTTGATAGGGGTGCAGATTTAATGGCAGTTAAAGAAATACTTGGACATGAAAATTTATCTACAACACAAATTTATACTCATGTGAGCATAGAAAGAATTAAAAAAATTTACAAACAGGCTCACCCAAAATCACAAAAGGAGTAA